In Leptospira bouyouniensis, the following proteins share a genomic window:
- a CDS encoding ABC transporter ATP-binding protein has product MSEVIRFDSVSFIRNDKTILQDIQFSLSQGESLAIIGRNGAGKTTLINLLFGYLWPTIGTVSAFGETYGETPMAPLQNKMGIVQPGHQETLLQRLSCLEMVLTGVIGTLGLYKEPTPTQTKLAINLLNTIGLVHKADQAYNTLSSGEKMKVLLLRAFGEGKELLILDEPTAALDLTARIDFVTSLSLLKNRNPNLTRILITHRIEEIPEDFHKILLLKEGKVLAFGEKKSVFTDSNLSNLYDLNLSVSEKKGQFHITVLSH; this is encoded by the coding sequence ATGAGTGAAGTGATCCGTTTTGATTCCGTTTCGTTCATTCGCAATGACAAAACTATCTTACAAGACATTCAATTTTCACTCAGCCAAGGAGAATCTTTGGCCATCATAGGCCGAAATGGTGCTGGGAAAACCACTCTCATCAATCTACTGTTTGGTTACCTTTGGCCTACAATAGGCACTGTTTCAGCGTTTGGAGAAACTTATGGCGAAACTCCGATGGCTCCCTTACAAAACAAAATGGGTATTGTCCAACCAGGCCACCAAGAAACCCTTTTGCAAAGGCTAAGTTGTTTGGAAATGGTATTAACGGGTGTTATTGGAACATTGGGTTTGTATAAAGAACCTACACCAACACAAACAAAACTCGCAATAAACTTACTAAACACAATTGGTCTGGTCCATAAAGCAGACCAAGCCTACAATACCCTATCTTCTGGGGAAAAAATGAAGGTTTTATTATTACGTGCGTTTGGTGAAGGTAAAGAGTTACTTATCCTAGATGAACCAACTGCCGCTCTGGATTTGACTGCAAGAATTGATTTTGTGACTTCTCTCTCATTATTGAAAAATAGAAATCCAAATCTGACTCGGATTCTCATCACACACCGAATCGAAGAAATCCCTGAGGATTTTCACAAAATCCTTTTGTTAAAAGAAGGAAAGGTATTAGCCTTTGGAGAAAAAAAATCTGTTTTCACCGATTCTAATCTTTCAAACCTATATGACCTCAACCTATCGGTAAGCGAAAAAAAAGGACAGTTTCATATCACTGTCCTTTCTCATTAG